DNA from Hwangdonia lutea:
TACTATTCCCGTTTCCATCGTCAAATGTCCATGTGATAACAAACGTACCTTGAGTATTATAGGTGGTAGGGTCGGTTGTTGTACCGGTAATAATGCCAGAGCAGTTATCATTAGTAGTAGGAGCTATAGCCGTTACGCCACATTGCCCGGTTAAATCTTCCAATCTTGGTGTTTCTGGATTTGTTGTATCATCCACAATCACAGTTTGATCCACATCAATACTATTCCCGTTACCATCGTCGAAGGTCCACGTAATAGTATATGTGCCTTGAGTATTATAAGTTGTAGAATTTGTAGTGGAGGCCGTAATAGTACCTAAACAGTTATCATCTGTTGTCGGTGCAACAGCTGTTACCGAACATTGCCCAGTTAAAACCGGAAGGTTTGGAGTATCTGGGTTTGTGGTATCATTAACAATGATATTCTGATCAACATTAATGCTATTACCGTTGCCATCGTCAAAATTCCAAGTGATAACATATGTACCTTGTGTATTATAGATTAATGGATCGCTAGTAGTTCCAGAGATTGGTGCCCCATTACAATTATCTGTAATTACAGGTATAGGTGCAGTGACTGAACATTGGCCATTTAAATCTGGAAGGACTGGTTCCTCAGGCTCTGTGGTGTCATCAACAATTACAGTTTGATCAACATCAATACTATTACCGTTACCATCATCAAACGTCCAAGTGATTACAAATGTACCTTGAGAATTATAAGTTAAAGGGTCTGTAGTTGTACCAGTTATTGTGCCAGAACAATTGTCTTCTGTAGTTGGAGCGATTGCGGTTACGCTACATTGACCTGTTAAAACCGCTAGTCTAGGTGTATCTGGATTTGTGGTATCCTTAACAATAATGTTCTGATTAACATCTATACTGTTACCATTGCCATCATCGAAAGTCCAAGTAATAACGAATGTGCCTTGTGAATTATAGGTTAAAGGATCTGTGGTTGTACCAGTAATGATACCAGAACAAATATCTCCCGTAGTAGGTGCTGTTGCGGTTACTGAACACTCCCCAGTTAAATCTGGAAGAGTTGGGGTACTTGGGCTTGTAGTATCAGTAATGGTTATGGTTTGCGTTACATCAATAGAATTGCCACAATCATCCGTTACCCTGTACGTCCTTGTAATAATTTCGGGATTTGTTCCCCCATCTGAAACATCAGAGACATAGGTAACAGTTGGTGTAAAACCAGAATTATCTGCTTCATCTGTAACTACCAAGACATCAGGTGGAGGTATAGTGGCACCACATTCAATATCAAAAGGTGAAGGATTACTTGCGGTTGGCGGTTCATTTATATAGTCCAAATAGTTAATGCCTATGATTATTGGAGTAGGTATTGGTTCTCCAGCACAATTACCTGTTGTTTCATAGCCTTGTATTAAAGGGAAATCAAAGGGTACATTGGATACCGCTCCAACACCTGTAATGGTGCCAGTGAGTGAAACATTAGGGTCAAAAGAGGGGTCGGATAGCATGGTACAATCCCTAGTTACCGTTAAGCTAAAACTAATAGTTGCCAAAACATCATCTGGAGCTGGAGGAACGGGTAAAGTGCCTAAATCCCATACTATAGAGCCGTTAGGGCCAAAGCCTGGACCTGTTCTATATTGGGGAGTGTTTGTTGTCGTATATGTACCTGGATTAGGAAACCCTGTTGAAATGTTTAAATTACTTGGGTCTATAGTATCAGGTACAGGAATAGTAATTAGTGTATTATCAGTAGCCTCGGTTCCTGTATTTCTTATTTCTAAAATATAATCCGAAAATTGACCTGGTTCTAAAATATCTGGTGGATTGGGTGTGTTTCCGTTTATAGAAGTGATATTCAGTACGCCTTCTGGTTCTGGAACGTAAGCATCAACAGCGAAGGTTACGTTAAAGATGGTATAGGTGTCAAAAGTTGTCCCGTAATTAAATGATGTTTGGGTTTGTCCGTTTGCAATTATAGTGTTACCGGTATTATCAATATCAAACATCATCACATCTATACCAGTATTATTGTATAGGTTTGGATCGCGAGGATTTCCCCCTGTTAAGATGGATCCCGTAAAAAAGTTATTTGGAGTGTTCTCTGAGTGTGATAGACGCGTATAAGTGCCTGAATTTAATTGTTCTATTTCAAAATAATCTTCGGTAAAACCTCTTTCGCCTTCACCCCCCATAACACCTAATTTTAAGTTTACTTCGCCGCTTTGTGCTGCATTGAAGCCAGAGACAGGGATTGAGTATACGTTATTATTAAAACTTCTAACAAAAGCATAGCCATCAAAAACGGTAATATCCCGCCATTTCATTTTGGAATTTTCGTAAACCACAACCATACCCCAACCTGCAGATAATCCAGTACCATCTATAATTCCCTCTCTACCCGGTAAATCGCCTACAAAGTATTCGCCAATACCGTTTCGCTGTACGTAATCAGTGATTTCTGTATAACCTGTAAAAATATTTCTATATTCGTTTTCGGGAAATAAAATTTCGTTTGTTGGTTCAGCGGTAAAGTCAGTATAAAAATTGTCGTCTGGACCTTTAATACGTATTTTTCGTTTATCTAATTGTTTTGTAACCCCATTTTTGGTTACGTTAAATGTGTTGGGGTTACCATCGCCGTCTGCATCTGCATCAACACCTTGGTCAACCCTTCCAGTCCAATAGATACCTGCATAGATAATTTTTGAACACCCGGGATCGGCTTTGTTTTCTGTTGATAGTGCTAGCGTTGCGGAAGAGGAATTAATAGTATTGAACGTGTTGCCTGGAAAAACCACATCATCACGATCAACAAATCTCATGTCCTCATCATTGTTACTATTATCTGAGTAATTAACTAAAGTCAGGTTGGTATTGCCTATCATAGTAAAATCCCCTTTTATAGTATATATGGTTTTGCTGGGCGAATTTACAGAGGTTCTTGGAGTAAAATCCACCTCTACTTGACCATAACTATTTGAAGAAAACAAAAAAAGAATACAGGCAATTACGAAGATTTTCGCATAACCAATATTAATTATTGCTTTAGTAGCGTATAGTTTTTTCATGTGTTAATCTTTAAAAAATTTACCTTATGCTGTATTATGATGGTGTTTCAGTTGAATAAAAAACCCTTACATTAGAGTTTGATGTTATAAATTTCGCTATTTGATCGGCAGTACATTTAAAATGGCATTTTATAAATACATATTTAAGCTTCCCAAGGTTGTTGTTGGCAGTTAAATCCAATTTGTTATTCAAATCACTTTGCTTTTTTAGAGTTACGGTAATTAACTCTACACTGTTATAGTCGCTATTGTTTAACAAACCAAAAGATTTACTATCGCCAATCGTTACTTTTTGTACTTTACCTTTGCCATAAATCTTACTAATAGTATTGTTATTAATATATGCCGTGGTATGCAAATTTTGTGCGAGCTTATAAAACCCATCTCTATCGTTCGATTTAGTTATTGCTGTTTTCGATTGCTTGCTCTCGTTGGTAAGCTCGAAAATACCATATTCTTGAGCCGAAACATTTTCTACAGATAATATAGACACCATGCAGGCAAGTAATAAGGTTAAGAATGTTATAGCTGATTTATTTTTCATAATAATTAAATTTAAAACGATACTATTATAAACACTAATATTATTTGTTAATCACTACAAGTGACTGAAAAACACATAACAGAGTAAAATTTTTGAGGGAAAAATTGTGAGGGAAAACATTGAAAACCAATGTTGTTTTGCTTATGGTGATTAGATTCGGAATCATAACTTGTTTATTTTATAAGTAGGTAAGACAAAAAAACGCATATGATACAGTTAAATCAAAAATAAATGTTAAATCACTTATAAATTCGTTAAAATGGCAGCAGTCAACACTTTGTCGATTTAATAATTCAACTCACCGACCTCGATATGCGCGTAAAAACAAGTTGTTTGGTTTTTAATTTCCTTCATTCCATTTTTTTAGTTAAATTTCTAAAATATTAAAACACAAATAAATTGATTTTTATTGACGAAAATAGTTTTTAATCGATAAAAAATACATTTAATCGATATATTATGAAAAAACTGATTTTAGTTAGGCACGCCAAATCCTCTTGGAAACATAACGTAATTGATCACCAAAGACCTTTAAATAAACGAGGGAAAAATGATGTTGAAACAGTATCGAAATACTTTAAATCACATGGTTTAAAAATAGATAAAGTGCTTTCTAGCGATGCCGTTCGTGCAAAAACAACAGCAGATGCTTTTGTTTCAAACCTGGAAATTGATAAAAGTATAATGGATTTAAACCATAAATTATACGATTTTTCAGGTAGCGATCTTATTCAAACCATTAAAGCCGTTGGTGCCTCGGTAGACAATCTCATGGTTTTTGGACATAATCATGCCATTACTGATTTTGTGAATACATATGGCGATAAGTACATTGAAAACGTACCAACTTGCGGTGTTACAATTATTAATTTCGATATCAATACATGGGCCGATTTAAAACCGGGAAAAACAGTTTACACATTATTCCCAAAAGATTTAAAATAATCCATATTTTAAGCCGTAATTCCGTATTAAATATTCGTGCAAATAGAATATATTTGTTACTATATTCCCTTAAATAAAAACATGACGAAAGCCGAAAAACACACCAATAGTTATATAAATAGAGAAATAAGTTGGTTGCAATTTAATGCCAGGGTTTTACAAGAGGCTACAGATGAGACTGTGCCGTTAATTGAACGTTTACGTTTTTTGGGTATTTTTTCTAATAATTTAGATGAGTTTTTTAAGGTGCGCTATGCTACCGTTAAACGTATTGTAGAAGCCGGAAAAGGCGGTAAAAACGAACTTGGAGGTATTAAAGCCAAAGAGTTGCTGGAAATTATTACTCAAATTGTTATTAATCAACAAAGTGAGAGTTTAGGGGTTTTGGATACCATAAAATCTAAATTAGAAAAAGAAAACATTTATATTATTGATGAAACCCAAATTGATTCTGCAAAACACGATTTTATTAAAAGGTATTTTGTACAAAATGTAAGTCCTGCGCTCGTTACCATCATTCTAAACGATTTGGTGCAGCTCCCAAATTTAAAGGATTCAGGGGCGTATTTGGCGGTGCGAATGCTTATGTCAAATGGCAATAAACAATTTGCTCTTTTAGAAATACCAAAGTCTATAAACCGATTTGTTGTTTTGCCCCAAGAAGGTGATAAACAATATATTATTTTAATTGATGATTTGCTGCGCTACTGTTTAGGAGATATATTTAATATTTTCGATTATAAAAGCATATCGACTCACATGATTAAAATTTCGCGTGATGCGGAATTGGATTTTGAAAGTGATTTGAGTAAAAGTTTTATCGAAAAAATTTCCGACAGTGTCAAGCACAGGCAAATAGGTGAACCCGTAAGATTTGTTTACGACAAAACCATTGATGCCGACACTTTAGAGTATTTAATGACCAAAATGGGAATAGACGATACCGATAGCATTATCCCCGGTGGCCGATATCATAACCGTCGCGATTACATGAGTTTCCCGAGTTTAGGAAGAACAGACCTTCTTTACGATAAAATTGAACCCCTGCCCATAAAAGGTTTAAGTTTCGAATCCAGTATTTTTGAAGCGATTGCGAACAAAGAATTTTTACTTTACGCCCCGTATCATACATTTTCTTATGTTGTTAAGTTTTTAAGGGAAGCCGCTTTAGATCCGCAGGTAAAAACCATTAAAATTACCATTTACCGTTTGGCCGAAATATCGCATGTGGCAAGTTCGCTTATAAACGCTGCCATTAACGGTAAAACGGTTACGGTATCTATTGAATTACAAGCCCGTTTTGATGAGCAAGCCAACATCGATTACGCACAACAAATGGAAGATGAAGGCGTTAATCTTATCTTTGGCGTACAAGGTTTAAAAGTACACAGTAAAATGTGTGTTATTGAACGTGAGGAAAACACTAAAATAAAACGCTACGGTTTTATAAGCACGGGGAATTTTAACGAATCTACGGCCAAAATATATACCGACCACACATTTTTTACTTCCGATCAAAGGATTCTAAAAGACGTCAATAAAATTTTCAACTTTTTTAATGCGAACTATAAAATATTCAGATACAAACATTTAATTACCTCGCCCCACAATACGCAAAAAGCACTTTTCAAATTAATAAATGCGGAAATTGAAAAGGTAAAAAGGGGAGAAACGGGTTGTATCCGATTAAAAATGAACAGTATTTCCAGTTATGTGATGATCGACAAACTTTATGAAGCCAGTCGAGCGGGTGTTAAAATTCAAATGATAGTTAGAGGTATTTGTTGTTTGATTCCCGGAGTAAAAGGGATGAGCGAAAATATAGAAGTTATTAGCGTGGTCGATAAATTTTTAGAACACTCCAGACTTTATATCTTTGGCGAAGGCGATAACTGTAAAGTTTATATTTCTTCGGCCGATTGGATGACCAGAAATATCGACAATAGAGTAGAGGTGAGTTGCCCTATTTATAACAACGCCATAAAACAAGAAATAATTGATACTTATAACATTTGCTGGAACGACAATGTAAAGGCCAGATTGTTAAACACGGCAAATGAAAATGAATACCGAATAAACGATAAACCAAGAGTGAGATCACAAATTGATATTTACGATTATTATTTAAACAAGTTGCAAAAATAATATGCTTTCAATAAAAAAATACGCCGCTATTGATATAGGCTCAAATGCTGTACGATTACTAATTTCTAATATTATTGAAGAAAAGGGAAAACCGGTTCAGTTTAAGAAAAACTCGTTAGTGCGCGTGCCTATTCGTTTAGGTGCCGATGTTTTTGTAAAGCAAAGAATATCAAAAGAAAATACACAGCGAATTTTAGATACCATGTTGGCTTTTAGGCTTTTAATGAAATCGCATAAAGTCGTAAAATATAAAGCCTGTGCTACATCGGCGATGCGAGAATCTTCCAATGGTAAAAAAATAGTCGATTTGGTGTTACAACATGCCGAAATTAGTATAGATGTTATTGAAGGTGAAGAAGAAGCAGCCATTATAGCCGCAACGGATTTAAACAAATTTATAGACAATAACAAAACCTATTTATATGTTGATGTTGGCGGCGGAAGCACCGAGTTTAGTATTATCCATAGAGGAAAACAAGAAGCTTCAAAATCGTTTAAAATAGGAACGGTAAGACTTCTTAACGATATGGTTAAAAAAGAAGCCTGGGAAGAATTGGAGCAATGGATTAAAACCAATGTAAAGCAGTACGATAAAATAGATGTTTTAGGTTCGGGTGGCAACATTAATAAAATATTCAAAATATCGGGTAAATCTATGGGTAAACCCTTAACATACTTTTACCTAAGCTCTTATTACCATTTGTTGCAAAGCTATTCTTATGAAGAGCGTATTACCGAACTTTCTTTAAATCAAGACCGTGCCGATGTTATTATTCCTGCCATGCGTATTTACCTTTCTGCCATGAAATGGAGTGGTTCAAAATACATATATGTTCCAAAAATAGGACTTGCCGATGGCATTATCAAAAGTATATATTACGATACCGTTTCTAGCAATACACAGTAAAATTTTACCATTCATCTTTTAAAACACAGGTATTATCATTTTATAATATATATTGGTCAACCTAATAATTACTAGAGTTTTAAACCCCAACCTATTAAATAATAACTTATGAAAAAATTAATACTATTTACAGTACTACTTGGTTTTTCGTTTTTTGGATTTTCTCAAGATAAAGATTCTGAAAAAGCTGCAGACTCGGTTAAAGTAAAGTCGAAAGGCACAGCATTTCAAGGTGTGATGTACGGTGTACGTGGTGGTCTTAATACTTCCAACCTTAGTTTTGATACGGCTCCAAACATGGCAAACAAACATAGAAACAGCATATTTGTTGGTTTTTTTGCTAACATTGGTTTATCAAATACAATTTCATTAATGCCGGAAATTCAATTTTCTGCTGAAGGTGCAAACGACGAAAAATTACATTTAGATTATATTCAAGCACCCATTTTTTTCAGATTCAGGCTTAGCGAAAAAATACATATCGGCGCTGGACCCCAAGTTAGTTTAAAGGTTCATAAAGTTGATGACGGTATAAAAAACTTTGCCTATTCGGGCGTTGGCGGTATTGAATTCAAGTTATCGCATATGCTTTTTGCCGATCTCAGATATACCTATGGGTTCTCAAATGTTTTTGACGACCATTTAAATGTTGAAGCCAAAAACTCGAACATTCAAATAGGTGTTGGTTATAAATTTTAACTTTATTGATGTTAAATACCTTATTTTGTGGTTGTTAATTTAACCATGAATGGTTTCGGATTTTCCGAGGTTAGCCATAATTTTACTCTCATATTCCAGAAGTTGCTGCCATTTGGTGTCAACTTCTTTTTTATTGCCGTACTGTCTCGCAAAGCCTAAAAACATGGTGTAATGGTTGGCTTCGCTTACCATGAGTTTTCTGTAAAAATCGGCTAATTCTTTGTCCTCTAATTCCTCCGATAGCAATCTAAAACGCTCGCAGCTTCGGGCTTCAATTAAGGCCGCGTATAACAATCGATGCACTAATTGTGTGGTTCTGCTTCCGCCTTTTGGAAAAAACTTCATTAATTGCACGACATAATCATCGCGTCGGTCTCTACCTAAGGTCCAACCACGTTTTAATATGATATCGTGTACCATTTTAAAATGACTGATTTCCTCTTTTACTAAAGCCACCATTTCTTGCACCAAATCGGTATATTCGGGGAAACTAACTATTAAAGATATGGCGGTGCTTGTGGCTTTTTGTTCGCAAAAAGCATGATCGGTAAGGATGTCTTCAATATTTTTTTCTACAATGTTAACCCAACGCGGATCGGTTGGTAATTTTAATCCTAGCATAATTACAAAACGTTTTCAAGAAGATTGATTTCTTTTATTTTAACCGCCCCAAAGGTATCAATTATTATGCTAAAGTCTTTGAAAATATCTGTTTTCGGAATGTTAAAAGATGTGTTAATGGTTATAAATTCGGCGGTTGAGTTTTCATAATCTATCCAAACATACTGCATGATGGCTTGATTCCAAAAAGTAGAAGCTTCGTGTTTTTTGAATACCTCTTTATTGATAATATTTTGAGCGATTAATTTGTTGTTTTTTAAGACTTGAAACTGAGCCTCAAAATTTTTAAAATGAAGTGTTGTATTTGTTTCGTTTGAAGCCTTTATCGTTTTTGACGAATACGCTTTATCGAGCGCATAATATTGTATTTTAACTTGAAAACCGGTACTTAAAATGGTGTCCGTTAAAATTTCGGTACGCTGTTCGGGGATGTATTTTATGGCTTCGGAAAAAGAATCAAACAGTTTGTTTTCCTTTAAAACTTCAGCATTGGTTTTATATATTCTATCTCGACCATCACAACTTAATAAAGTGAAGATTAGTGTGAAGCATAAAATACATAAATGTTTCATATAAAGCGATTTATATATCCAAACCAAAAGTTTTTCTTAAGGTTTCAATATTCGGGTTTTTAGCCTTTAATTTTTCAAATTTATCCGCACTGGTGTAGGCGTATTTTTTTTCTAAAACCTCATTTACGGTAATTGATAAATTGATGTCGAAATTATTTAAGCTCTTTCTAATATACCCCAATAAATCGAATTGCTGACGCTCAACTTCCAACTTGTTGGTTTCGTTGGGGAATTCTAAATGAATTGTCGTGTCTTTTAGTTTTGGTTTATCAATGCGCAAAATAGAAGCTAGGTTATATTGCCCTTTACCTTCAACTATTTTAACATAGGCATTCCAAGTATCTACCATTTGCTTTTCGGTAAAAGCTTCTTTGGGTAAGTTTTCTTCATCAATAACAACATCCATTTGCCGTATTTGATGTTCTTTTTTAGCTCTGATACTGCTTAACGACAATCCGGATGTACGTTTACTATCTTGCTTTAAAATAATTTTTGGTGGTTCCTTTACCTGCAAATTCGCTACTGCTGCCGGCACCGCTTCTTTTTTAGTTTGGGTTTCTAAATTATCGCTATGCGCCTTGTTTTCCGCCGTTTTTGGTGGTACGGTAACGGGAATAGGCGTAATACCTTTCTTTTTAAAATACGATGCTGGTATTATGTAATGTTTGCTATTTTTTTTTTCTCCATCAAAAGTGATAGAGGCAAGCTGCATTAAACAAAGCTCAACAAGTAAGCGTTGGTTTTTACTGGTTTTGTATTTCAGGTCGCAATCGTTGGCGAGATTTATAGCTTGCATTAAAAAGGCTTGCGACGCCTTTTTGGATTGCTCTAAATATTTATTTTTTGTTTTTTCGCCAACCTCCAAAAGTTCGATGGTTTCTGGAGTTTTACTCACTAGTAAATCTCTAAAATGCGAGGCTAATCCCGCTATATAATGATGGCCGTCGAAGCCTTTTGAAAGCGTATGATTAAACTGAATTAATAACTCGGGAATGTTGTTTTCTAAAATAAGGTCGGTGCTCGTAAAATAGGTTTCGTAATCCAGCACATTCAAATTCTCGGTAACCGCTTGTCGCGTTAAATTTTTACCAGAAAAACTAACCACACGGTCAAAAATAGAAAGCGCATCACGCATCGCGCCATCTGCTTTTTGTGCGATGATGTGCAAGGCATCATCTTCAGCGGTTACGCCTTGTTCTTCGGCGATATATTTTAAATAGCCTTTGGCGTCTTTTACGGTAATGCGTTTAAAATCGAAAATTTGGCAGCGCGATAAAATCGTTGGAATTATTTTGTGTTTCTCGGTAGTGGCGAGAATAAAAATACAGTGTTTTGGAGGCTCTTCCAATGTTTTTAAAAACGCATTAAAAGCCGCTTGCGATAGCATGTGCACCTCATCAATAATATACACTTTGTATTTGCCCACTTGTGGTGGAATACGAACTTGATCGGTTAAATTTCTAATATCATCAACCGAGTTGTTTGATGCGGCATCGAGCTCAAAAATATTAAAGGCGAAATCTTCATCACCTGTTTCGGTGCCATCGCTATTAATCATTTTTGCCAAAATACGGGCGCATGTTGTTTTTCCAACACCTCGAGGGCCTGTAAATAAAAGGGCTTGCGCCAAATGATTGTTTTCAATAGCATTTAATAAGGTATTTGTAATAGCTTGCTGGCCCACCACGTCTCTAAACGTTTGGGGTCTGTATTTTCTAGCCGATACTACAAAGTGCTCCAATGTTATTATTGCTTTTTGAATAGATAACAAAGTTAAAAATTCAATTTGGAATTCAGTATTTTGAACTTAGAATTTAATAGGAGTTATTAACAAGTTATTGTTGTTAAGTTGATGCGGATTTTAATGGTTTTGTGGAAAAAAAACGAGCTTCTCTGAAAACATAACTGCTTTTCACTTTAAAAACCAGAACCCAGCAAACAAGCGCGTTAAGGATTGAAGCGGCATCCTTTTTTTTAAAGAAAGGCATTTACTTTGTTTAAAACTTTTATTTAACAGATAGCCACGTCCTTCGTCCTCGCTATGACGTTAAAAAAAGATATAGCGTAAAGCCTGACCCTTTTTAGGGTAACGCCCAAATATTTAAATATATTAAGAAATGGCATTTGTTTGTTGTAATTTTGCAGGCAAGTAAATCGCCTTATCGCTCTTGTGCTGAATTTATTTCAGCATCTTTTCATTTTAATGTAAAAGTTAATTTGAGGAGTTACTGAAACAAGTTCAGCACTTGGGAGGAAAGTCCGAACACCGTAGTGCAACATAGTGGTTAATGGCCACCAACCGTGAGGTTAGGAAAAGTGCAACAGAAAGTATGTACAGGTAATGCTGTAGTGAAACCGGGTAAACTCTATGTGGTGCAATGTCATGTAAACCAGCGTTCCGATAACTATCGGGAGAGGGCGGCACGCTCGATGCTGGAGGGTAGGCAGCTAAAGTGTATGGGTAACTATGCACTCAGATAAATGATAGGGGTGTTTTGGGTTTTAAATTCAGGACATACAGAATTCGGCTTATAGATTTGCTTAAGTATAAATAAAACCCTTCTTTGGTTATTAAAGAAGGGTTTTTTGGTTAAAAATGGTTGGTAGATACTATTCTTCTTTTGGTGAATACGATAAATCCGGACGCATCTCGCCTGTGTATTCTTCTGTTCTTGTGGTGTAATTCATTACTTTGGCAAAAGTATCCCATCGGTCTGGACCTAAAACTTCTTTGTTTGCTTCGCCTCTTTTAGCAGAATCTATAGCGTCTTTTGCAGGAATAGAAACTAAGTAATAGTTTTCAATTTGTCCAAACCCATTGCGGTACACATTATAATATTCCATTGAGCCTTTGCTTTTAAATAAGGCCTTAACAGCTTTCATGCCCTCGCGTATTTTTTTGGCATTTGCTGGGGTGTAATACATGTAAAACCATGTTCGGTAGTTTTCGTCCTCGGCAGGTTTAGCGTCTTCGGCTGGACTGTAGCTAAGCGCGTCGTCTTTTACAATTACATAGGTGCCGTGCGAG
Protein-coding regions in this window:
- a CDS encoding DNA polymerase III subunit gamma/tau, with amino-acid sequence MEHFVVSARKYRPQTFRDVVGQQAITNTLLNAIENNHLAQALLFTGPRGVGKTTCARILAKMINSDGTETGDEDFAFNIFELDAASNNSVDDIRNLTDQVRIPPQVGKYKVYIIDEVHMLSQAAFNAFLKTLEEPPKHCIFILATTEKHKIIPTILSRCQIFDFKRITVKDAKGYLKYIAEEQGVTAEDDALHIIAQKADGAMRDALSIFDRVVSFSGKNLTRQAVTENLNVLDYETYFTSTDLILENNIPELLIQFNHTLSKGFDGHHYIAGLASHFRDLLVSKTPETIELLEVGEKTKNKYLEQSKKASQAFLMQAINLANDCDLKYKTSKNQRLLVELCLMQLASITFDGEKKNSKHYIIPASYFKKKGITPIPVTVPPKTAENKAHSDNLETQTKKEAVPAAVANLQVKEPPKIILKQDSKRTSGLSLSSIRAKKEHQIRQMDVVIDEENLPKEAFTEKQMVDTWNAYVKIVEGKGQYNLASILRIDKPKLKDTTIHLEFPNETNKLEVERQQFDLLGYIRKSLNNFDINLSITVNEVLEKKYAYTSADKFEKLKAKNPNIETLRKTFGLDI
- a CDS encoding tRNA-(ms[2]io[6]A)-hydroxylase — encoded protein: MLGLKLPTDPRWVNIVEKNIEDILTDHAFCEQKATSTAISLIVSFPEYTDLVQEMVALVKEEISHFKMVHDIILKRGWTLGRDRRDDYVVQLMKFFPKGGSRTTQLVHRLLYAALIEARSCERFRLLSEELEDKELADFYRKLMVSEANHYTMFLGFARQYGNKKEVDTKWQQLLEYESKIMANLGKSETIHG